TACAGCACAAAGCAATCGCTGATATCATGGTTTTTCCGGGGCATCCTCCTTGCAGCAGCCAGCGAAGGAATCCAATACCTGCTCCCTTACCGGGCTTATAATGTCAATGATTTGCTGGCCAATCTTATCGGTATATTTTTAAGCACGGGGCTTTGGTGGCTGTTTGGTAAAATAAAAAACAAAAAACCATAAAATACGGTTTTTATGGACCACGAGACCGGAAGAGGAGAAGGGGAGAAATGGGGAGTTGGAGTAATGGAGTAGTGGAGCAATGGAGTAGTGGAGTAGTGGATGATTGATTGATGAACTTTGAACCCGGAACCTTTAACCTTGAACTTTGAACCTCGAACCTTGAACCTTGAACCTTGAACCTTGAACCTTGAACCTTGAACCTCAAACCTTGAACCTCGAACCTTGAACCTCGAACTTTGAAC
This genomic interval from Bacteroidales bacterium contains the following:
- a CDS encoding VanZ family protein, which produces MISRLLSERNLFATYLLTVVLLMVLPLNSGEINNTFILHLRGDYLLHAILFLPWAFLRYSTKQSLISWFFRGILLAAASEGIQYLLPYRAYNVNDLLANLIGIFLSTGLWWLFGKIKNKKP